In a genomic window of Candidatus Korarchaeota archaeon NZ13-K:
- a CDS encoding ribbon-helix-helix protein, CopG family: MVVVSFHIPNSLMRELERLVEEVGFTSKSEAIREAIRLLIREYKKKSSGGVAY; the protein is encoded by the coding sequence ATGGTCGTGGTCTCGTTTCACATACCCAACTCCCTGATGAGGGAGCTCGAGAGGCTCGTGGAGGAGGTGGGCTTCACGAGCAAGAGCGAGGCCATCAGGGAGGCTATAAGGCTTCTGATAAGGGAGTACAAGAAGAAAAGCTCGGGAGGTGTCGCTTATTGA